From one Bos indicus x Bos taurus breed Angus x Brahman F1 hybrid chromosome 7, Bos_hybrid_MaternalHap_v2.0, whole genome shotgun sequence genomic stretch:
- the LOC113895503 gene encoding olfactory receptor 2T33-like, with translation MDIWNHTSLSDFILLGLFSYSPYDFFLFSLVLLASATALAGNILFLLLTQADRRLHTPMYFFLSQLSIMDLTIMGAVVPKMAVNFLSGSKFISRGGCATQVFLVVMVGSAECFLLAVMAYDRYVAVCHPLRYPVLMNWKACCLMSLASWMGGVADSVIDVGMVFSFPYCGSLQVDQFFCEVPVLLRLSCADTSLFEDLIYACCVIMLLLPLGAIVASYARILMAVISMTSTEGKQKALSTCSSHLAVVGLYYGGAIFSYMQRASARTLAGDRAISISLPSSPPCSTHSFTA, from the coding sequence ATGGACATCTGGAACCACACCTCGCTATCAGACTTCATCCTTTTGGGTCTGTTCAGCTATTCACCATATGACTTCTTCCTATTTTCCCTTGTCCTTCTGGCCTCTGCTACAGCCCTGGCCGGCAacatcctcttcctcctgctcacCCAGGCTGACAGGCGCCTGCACACGCCCATGTACTTTTTTCTCAGCCAGCTCTCCATCATGGACCTGACCATAATGGGTGCAGTCGTGCCCAAGATGGCAGTGAACTTCCTCTCGGGAAGTAAGTTCATCTCTCGGGGTGGCTGTGCCACTCAGGTCTTCTTAGTGGTCATGGTAGGAAGTGCTGAGTGCTTCCTCCTGGCAGTCATGGCCTATGACAGGTATGTGGCCGTGTGTCACCCTCTGCGGTACCCTGTGCTCATGAACTGGAAGGCCTGCTGTCTGATGTCCTTGGCATCCTGGATGGGTGGAGTGGCTGACAGTGTGATTGATGTAGGGATGGTCTTCAGCTTCCCCTACTGTGGCTCTCTCCAGGTGGACCAGTTCTTCTGTGAGGTCCCCGTTCTGCTGCGTCTCTCTTGTGCAGACACATCCCTCTTTGAGGACCTCATCTATGCTTGCTGCgtgatcatgctgctgctgcccctgGGGGCCATTGTGGCTTCCTATGCCCGGATCCTCATGGCTGTAATTAGCATGACCTCCACTGAGGGGAAACAGAAGGCTCTGTCCACGTGCTCCTCCCAcctggctgtggtgggtctttacTATGGGGGAGCCATATTTAGCTACATGCAGAGAGCCTCTGCTAGGACACTAGCGGGAGACCGAGCCATCTCCATCTCCTTACCATCCTCACCCCCATGCTCAACCCACTCATTtacagcctga
- the LOC113896318 gene encoding olfactory receptor 2M5-like encodes MDIWNHTSLSDFILLGLFSYSLYDFFLFSLVLLASATALASNILFLLLTQADRRLHTPMYFFLSQLSIMDLTIMGSVLPKMAANFLLGSKFISRGGCATQVFLVVMVGSAECFLLAVMAYDRYVAVCHPLRYPVLMNWKACCLMSLASWMGGVADSVIDVGMVFSFPYCGSLQVDHFCEVPAVLRLSCADTSLFEDLIYACCVIMLLLPLGVVVASYARILMAVISMTSTEGKQKALSTCSSHLAVVGLYYGGAIFSYMQRASARTPVGDRATSIFYTILTPMLNPLIYSLRNKEIMRALKKMWKMQGK; translated from the coding sequence ATGGACATCTGGAACCACACCTCGCTATCAGACTTCATCCTTTTGGGTCTGTTCAGCTACTCACTATATGACTTCTTCCTATTTTCCCTTGTCCTTCTGGCCTCTGCTACAGCCCTGGCCAGCAacatcctcttcctcctgctcacCCAGGCTGACAGGCGCCTGCACACTCCCATGTACTTTTTTCTCAGCCAGCTCTCCATCATGGACCTGACCATAATGGGCTCAGTGTTGCCCAAGATGGCAGCGAACTTCCTCTTGGGAAGTAAGTTCATCTCTCGGGGTGGCTGTGCCACTCAGGTCTTCTTAGTGGTCATGGTAGGAAGTGCTGAGTGCTTCCTCCTGGCAGTCATGGCCTATGACAGGTATGTGGCCGTGTGTCACCCCCTGCGGTACCCTGTGCTCATGAACTGGAAGGCCTGCTGTCTGATGTCCTTGGCATCCTGGATGGGTGGAGTGGCTGACAGTGTGATTGATGTAGGGATGGTCTTCAGCTTCCCCTACTGTGGCTCTCTCCAGGTGGACCACTTCTGTGAGGTCCCGGCCGTGCTGCGTCTCTCTTGTGCAGACACATCCCTCTTTGAGGACCTCATCTATGCTTGTTGCgtgatcatgctgctgctgcccctgGGGGTCGTTGTGGCTTCCTATGCCCGGATCCTCATGGCTGTTATTAGCATGACGTCCACTGAGGGGAAACAGAAGGCTCTGTCCACGTGCTCCTCCCAcctggctgtggtgggtctttacTATGGGGGAGCCATATTTAGCTACATGCAGAGAGCCTCCGCTAGGACTCCAGTGGGGGACCGAGCCACCTCCATCTTCTATACCATCCTCACCCCAATGCTCAACCCACTTATTTACAGCCTGAGAAACAAGGAGATAATGAGGGCCTTGAAGAAGATGTGGAAGATGCAGGGGAAATAG